One Microtus pennsylvanicus isolate mMicPen1 chromosome 3, mMicPen1.hap1, whole genome shotgun sequence DNA window includes the following coding sequences:
- the Fam118b gene encoding protein FAM118B isoform X2, whose translation MASTGSQASDIDKIFGFFNDGEPPTKKPRKLLPSLKTKKPRELVLVIGTGISAAVAPQVPALKSWKGLIQALLDAAIDFDLLEDEESKKFQKCLHEDKNLVHVAHDLIQKLSPRTSNVRSTFFKDCLYEVFDDLESKMEDSGKQLLQSVLHLMENGALVLTTNFDNLLELYAADQGKQLESLDLTDEKKVLEWAQEKRKLSVLHIHGVYTNPSGIVLHPAGYQNVLRNTEVMREIQKLYENKSFLFLGCGWTVDDTTFQALFLEAVKHKSDLEHFMLVRRGDVDEFKKLRENMLDKGIKVISYGNDYADLPEYFKRLTCEISTRGRSGMAREGQLNGSSAAHGEVRGCST comes from the exons ATGGCTTCTACAGGGAGCCAGGCCTCTGATATAGACAAGATTTTTGGATTCTTCAATGATGGCGAACCTCCCACCAAAAAGCCCAG GAAGCTGCTTCCAAGCTTGAAAACCAAGAAACCTCGAGAACTCGTGCTGGTGATTGGCACAGGCATTAGCGCTGCAGTTGCACCACAGGTCCCAGCCCTGAAATCCTGGAAGGGGTTAATTCAGGCCTTGCTGGATGCTGCTATTGATTTTGATCTTCTGGAAGACGAGGAAAGCAAAAAATTTCAAAAGTGTCTCCATGAAGACAAGAACCTTGTCCATGTTGCCCATGACCTCATTCAGAAACTCTCCCCC CGTACCAGTAATGTGCGGTCCACATTTTTCAAAGACTGTTTATATGAAGTATTTGATGACCTGGAGTCAAAGATGGAAGATTCGGGAAAACAGCTCCTTCAGTCTGTTCTCCATCTGATGGAAAATGGAGCCCTAGTATTAACTACAAATTTTGATAATCTCCTAGAACTCTATGCAGCTGACCAGGGAAAACAGCTTGAATCCCTTGACCTTACTGACGAGAAAAAG GTTCTGGAGTGGGCTCAGGAGAAGCGGAAGCTAAGTGTGCTACACATCCATGGGGTTTATACCAATCCTAGTGGCATTGTCCTCCACCCAGCTGGATATCAGAACGTGCTCAGGAACACTGAAGTTATG aGAGAGATTCAGAAACTCTATGAAAAcaagtcatttcttttcttggGTTGTGGCTGGACGGTGGACGACACTACTTTCCAGGCCCTGTTCCTAGAGGCTGTCAAGCATAAATCTGACCTAGAACATTTCATGCTGGTTCGGAGAGGAGATGTAGATGAGTTCAAGAAGCTTCGAGAAAACATGCTGGACAAGGGGATTAAGGTCATCTCCTATGGAAATGACTATGCTGATCTTCCGGAATATTTCAAGAGACTGACATGTGAGATCTCCACAAGAGGCAGATCAG GGATGGCAAGAGAAGGCCAGCTAAATGGTTCATCTGCAGCACACGGTGAAGTAAGAG GCTGTAGTACATGA
- the Srpra gene encoding signal recognition particle receptor subunit alpha — protein MLDFFTIFSKGGLVLWCFQGVSDSCTGPVNALIRSVLLQERGGNNSFTHEALTLKYKLDNQFELVFVVGFQKILTLTYVDKLIDDVHRLFRDKYRTEIQQQSALSLLNGTFDFQNDFLRLLREAEESSKIRAPTTMKKFEDSEKAKKPVRSMIETRGEKTKEKAKNNKKKGAKKEGSDGPLATSKIAPAEKSGVSVGPENGELSKEELIRRKREEFIQKHGKGLDKSSKSTKSDIPKEKGKKAPRVWELGGCANKEVLDYSTPTTNGTPEAALSEDINLIRGTGPGGQLQDLDCSSSDDEGATQNTKPSATKGTLGGMFGMLKGLVGSKSLSREDMESVLDKMRDHLIAKNVAADIAVQLCESVANKLEGKVMGTFSTVTSTVKQALQESLVQILQPQRRVDMLRDIMDAQRRQRPYVVTFCGVNGVGKSTNLAKISFWLLENGFSVLIAACDTFRAGAVEQLRTHTRRLTALHPPEKHGGRTMVQLFEKGYGKDAAGIAMEAIAFARNQGFDVVLVDTAGRMQDNAPLMTALAKLITVNTPDLVLFVGEALVGNEAVDQLIKFNRALADHSMAQTPRLIDGIVLTKFDTIDDKVGAAISMTYITSKPIVFVGTGQTYCDLRSLNAKAVVAALMKA, from the exons ATGCTCGACTTCTTCACCATCTTCTCGAAGGGCGGGCTTGTGCTCTGGTGTTTCCAGGGCGTGAGCGATTCGTGCACCGGGCCCGTGAACGCGTTGATTCGTTCCGTCCTGCTGCAG GAACGGGGAGGTAACAACTCTTTCACTCATGAGGCCCTCACACTCAAGTATAAACTGGACAACCAGTTTGAGCTGGTGTTTGTG GTTGGCTTTCAAAAGATCCTCACACTGACCTATGTAGACAAATTGATAGATGATGTGCACCGGCTGTTTCGGGATAAATACCGCACAGAGATCCAACAGCAAAGTGCTTTAAGTTTATTGAATGGCACTTTTGATTTCCAGAATGACTTCCTGCGGCTCCTTCG tgaagcagaggagagcagtAAAATCCGTGCTCCTACTACCATGAAGAAGTTTGAAGATTCTGAAAAAGCTAAGAAACCCGTGAGGTCCATGATTGAAACACGGGGGGAGAAGAccaaggaaaaagcaaaaaacaacaaaaaaaagggggcCAAAAAGGAAG GTTCTGATGGCCCTTTGGCTACTAGCAAAATAGCCCCTGCAGAAAAGTCAGGTGTATCAGTGGGACCTGAGAACGGAGAACTTTCCAAAGAGGAGCTGATAcgcaggaagagagaggagttCATTCAGAAGCATGGGAAGGGTCTGGACAAATCCAG CAAGTCTACAAAGTCAGATATTCCAAAGGAGAAGGGCAAAAAGGCACCCCGGGTTTGGGAACTAGGTGGCTGTGCTAACAAGGAAGTCTTGGATTACAGTACTCCTACCACCAATGGAACCCCAGAGGCTGCTTTGTCTGAAGATATCAACTTG ATTCGAGGAACTGGGCCTGGGGGACAGCTTCAAGATCTGGATTGCAGCAGCTCAGATGATGAAGGGGCCACTCAAAACACCAAACCTAG TGCTACCAAGGGAACTCTGGGTGGCATGTTTGGGATGCTGAAGGGCCTTGTGGGTTCCAAGAGCTTAAGTCGTGAAGACATGGAGTCTGTGTTAGACAAGATGCGCGATCATCTCATTG CTAAGAATGTTGCTGCAGATATTGCTGTCCAGCTCTGTGAATCTGTTGCCAACAAGTTGGAAGGGAAAGTGATGGGGACATTTAGCA CTGTGACTTCCACAGTCAAGCAAGCTCTACAGGAGTCTCTGGTACAGATTCTGCAGCCACAGCGTCGCGTAGACATGCTCCGGGATATCATGGATGCCCAACGTCGCCAGCGCCCATATGTTGTCACCTTCTGCGGTGTTAATGGAGTGGGGAAGTCTACCAATCTTGCCAAG atttCCTTTTGGCTTCTAGAGAATGGCTTCAGTGTCCTCATTGCTGCCTGTGATACATTTCGGGCTGGGGCTGTTGAGCAGCTTCGTACTCACACCCGACGTCTCACTGCCCTCCATCCCCCTGAGAAGCATGGCGGTCGTACGATGGTGCAGTTGTTTGAAAAAGGCTATGGGAAGGACGCTGCTGGCATTGCCATGGAAGCCATTGCTTTTG cGCGCAACCAAGGATTTGATGTGGTGCTGGTGGACACAGCTGGCCGCATGCAAGACAATGCCCCCCTGATGACTGCCCTGGCCAAACTCATTACTGTCAATACACCTGACTTGGTGCTGTTTGTGGGGGAGGCCTTAGTAGGCAATGAAGCCGTGGATCAGCTG ATCAAGTTCAACAGAGCCTTGGCTGACCATTCTATGGCTCAAACACCTCGGCTCATTGATGGTATTGTTCTTACCAAATTTGACACCATTGATGACAAG gtGGGAGCTGCTATTTCTATGACATACATTACAAGCAAACCCATCGTCTTTGTGGGCACTGGCCAGACCTACTGTGACCTACGCAGTCTCAACGCCAAGGCTGTGGTGGCTGCCCTCATGAAGGCTTAA
- the Fam118b gene encoding protein FAM118B isoform X1, whose protein sequence is MASTGSQASDIDKIFGFFNDGEPPTKKPRKLLPSLKTKKPRELVLVIGTGISAAVAPQVPALKSWKGLIQALLDAAIDFDLLEDEESKKFQKCLHEDKNLVHVAHDLIQKLSPRTSNVRSTFFKDCLYEVFDDLESKMEDSGKQLLQSVLHLMENGALVLTTNFDNLLELYAADQGKQLESLDLTDEKKVLEWAQEKRKLSVLHIHGVYTNPSGIVLHPAGYQNVLRNTEVMREIQKLYENKSFLFLGCGWTVDDTTFQALFLEAVKHKSDLEHFMLVRRGDVDEFKKLRENMLDKGIKVISYGNDYADLPEYFKRLTCEISTRGRSAGMAREGQLNGSSAAHGEVRGCST, encoded by the exons ATGGCTTCTACAGGGAGCCAGGCCTCTGATATAGACAAGATTTTTGGATTCTTCAATGATGGCGAACCTCCCACCAAAAAGCCCAG GAAGCTGCTTCCAAGCTTGAAAACCAAGAAACCTCGAGAACTCGTGCTGGTGATTGGCACAGGCATTAGCGCTGCAGTTGCACCACAGGTCCCAGCCCTGAAATCCTGGAAGGGGTTAATTCAGGCCTTGCTGGATGCTGCTATTGATTTTGATCTTCTGGAAGACGAGGAAAGCAAAAAATTTCAAAAGTGTCTCCATGAAGACAAGAACCTTGTCCATGTTGCCCATGACCTCATTCAGAAACTCTCCCCC CGTACCAGTAATGTGCGGTCCACATTTTTCAAAGACTGTTTATATGAAGTATTTGATGACCTGGAGTCAAAGATGGAAGATTCGGGAAAACAGCTCCTTCAGTCTGTTCTCCATCTGATGGAAAATGGAGCCCTAGTATTAACTACAAATTTTGATAATCTCCTAGAACTCTATGCAGCTGACCAGGGAAAACAGCTTGAATCCCTTGACCTTACTGACGAGAAAAAG GTTCTGGAGTGGGCTCAGGAGAAGCGGAAGCTAAGTGTGCTACACATCCATGGGGTTTATACCAATCCTAGTGGCATTGTCCTCCACCCAGCTGGATATCAGAACGTGCTCAGGAACACTGAAGTTATG aGAGAGATTCAGAAACTCTATGAAAAcaagtcatttcttttcttggGTTGTGGCTGGACGGTGGACGACACTACTTTCCAGGCCCTGTTCCTAGAGGCTGTCAAGCATAAATCTGACCTAGAACATTTCATGCTGGTTCGGAGAGGAGATGTAGATGAGTTCAAGAAGCTTCGAGAAAACATGCTGGACAAGGGGATTAAGGTCATCTCCTATGGAAATGACTATGCTGATCTTCCGGAATATTTCAAGAGACTGACATGTGAGATCTCCACAAGAGGCAGATCAG CAGGGATGGCAAGAGAAGGCCAGCTAAATGGTTCATCTGCAGCACACGGTGAAGTAAGAG GCTGTAGTACATGA